The bacterium genome contains a region encoding:
- a CDS encoding helix-turn-helix domain-containing protein, protein MSEIMTIKELAGYIKMNERTVYKLANNAKIPAVKLSNQWRFKRKTIDEWLEAQMYENCPYPKTKM, encoded by the coding sequence ATGAGTGAAATAATGACTATAAAAGAGCTGGCTGGTTACATTAAAATGAATGAGAGAACAGTCTATAAACTTGCTAATAATGCAAAGATCCCTGCTGTAAAACTTTCAAATCAGTGGCGTTTTAAGAGAAAAACAATAGATGAGTGGCTTGAAGCACAAATGTATGAAAATTGCCCTTATCCAAAAACAAAAATGTGA